One stretch of Bordetella avium DNA includes these proteins:
- a CDS encoding class I SAM-dependent DNA methyltransferase, protein MAQNDTAKNGNGGNLGFEADLFKTADKLRGNMEPSDYKHVALGLIFLKYISDAFEAKHKALLAEDVQAAEDKDEYLADNVFWVPKEARWSHLQANAKLPTIGTLIDDAMRAIEKDNESLKGVLPKDYARPALNKVMLGELIDLISGIALNEEGDRSKDILGRVYEYFLGQFAGAEGKRGGEFYTPRSVVRVLVEMLEPYSGRVYDPCCGSGGMFVQSEKFVQEHGGRIGDIAIYGQESNYTTWRLAKMNLAVRGIDSDIRWNNEGSFHKDELRDLKADYILANPPFNISDWGGDRLREDVRWKFGAPPVGNANYAWLQHIYHHLAPNGTAGVVLANGSMSSNQSGEGDIRKAMLEADAVDCMVALPGQLFYSTQIPACLWFLARNKNPGKGLRDRRRQVLFIDARKLGVLVDRTRRELTDEEVQKIADTYHAWRGEDGAGEYADVAGFCKSASMDDIRKHGHVLTPGRYVGAAEQEDDGEPFEKKMLRLSAQWRELRTAAAKLDAAIEANLKELGYGE, encoded by the coding sequence ATGGCACAGAACGACACCGCCAAAAACGGCAACGGAGGCAATCTTGGCTTCGAGGCGGACCTCTTCAAAACCGCCGACAAGCTGCGTGGCAACATGGAACCCAGCGACTACAAGCACGTCGCGCTTGGGCTTATCTTTCTGAAGTACATATCCGACGCCTTCGAGGCAAAGCACAAGGCGCTGCTGGCCGAAGATGTACAGGCCGCCGAAGACAAGGATGAATACCTTGCCGACAACGTATTCTGGGTGCCGAAGGAAGCGCGCTGGTCGCATCTACAGGCCAACGCCAAGCTACCCACCATCGGCACCTTGATTGATGACGCGATGCGCGCCATCGAGAAGGACAACGAGTCGCTCAAGGGCGTGCTGCCCAAGGATTACGCCCGCCCCGCGCTCAACAAAGTGATGCTGGGCGAGCTGATCGACCTGATCTCCGGCATTGCGCTCAACGAGGAAGGCGACCGCTCCAAAGACATCCTCGGGCGCGTGTACGAGTATTTCCTGGGCCAGTTCGCCGGTGCCGAAGGCAAGCGCGGCGGCGAGTTCTACACGCCGCGCTCCGTGGTTCGCGTACTGGTTGAAATGCTGGAGCCCTACTCAGGTCGCGTCTACGACCCTTGCTGCGGCTCGGGTGGGATGTTTGTGCAGTCGGAAAAGTTCGTGCAGGAGCACGGCGGGCGCATTGGCGACATTGCGATCTATGGGCAGGAGTCGAACTACACCACGTGGCGGCTGGCCAAAATGAATCTGGCCGTGCGCGGCATCGACTCTGACATCCGCTGGAACAACGAGGGCAGCTTTCACAAAGACGAACTGCGCGATCTCAAAGCCGACTACATCCTCGCCAACCCGCCCTTCAACATCTCCGACTGGGGTGGCGACCGCCTGCGCGAAGACGTGCGCTGGAAATTCGGAGCGCCGCCCGTTGGCAACGCCAACTACGCGTGGCTCCAGCACATCTACCACCACCTCGCACCTAACGGCACGGCGGGGGTGGTGCTGGCCAATGGATCGATGAGCTCCAACCAGTCCGGCGAAGGCGACATCCGCAAGGCAATGCTAGAGGCCGACGCAGTGGATTGCATGGTGGCGCTACCGGGGCAGCTCTTCTATTCCACGCAGATCCCCGCCTGCCTATGGTTCCTGGCCCGCAACAAGAACCCGGGCAAGGGTCTGCGCGACCGGCGCAGGCAGGTACTGTTCATCGACGCCCGCAAGCTGGGCGTGCTGGTGGACCGCACCCGGCGCGAACTCACCGACGAGGAAGTTCAGAAGATCGCCGACACCTACCACGCTTGGCGTGGTGAAGATGGCGCGGGCGAGTACGCTGATGTGGCTGGCTTCTGCAAATCCGCCTCGATGGACGACATCCGCAAGCACGGCCACGTTCTGACACCGGGGCGCTACGTGGGCGCGGCCGAACAGGAAGATGACGGCGAGCCCTTCGAGAAAAAAATGCTGCGGCTGTCTGCGCAGTGGCGTGAGCTGCGGACGGCAGCGGCCAAGCTGGATGCGGCGATTGAAGCCAACTTGAAGGAGCTTGGGTATGGCGAATGA
- a CDS encoding restriction endonuclease subunit S has translation MANEWMETPYGRFSADFYVDCLSNLCDPNAGIQTGPFGSQLHQEDYVQIGTPIITVEHLGENRILHVNTPKVSDSDRDRLARYQLTQGDIVFSRVGSVDRRALVREKEEGWLFSGRCLRVRPDPKKIDSQYLSYFFGLSAFKEHIRSIAVGATMPSLNTSLLSEVVVPRPPNIEEQRAIAHILGTLDDKIELNRRTNETLEAMARGLFKAWFVDFEPVRAKMEGRWQRGQSLPGLPAHLYDLFPGRLVESELGEIPEGWRHSTIGEEVTVCGGSTPSTKEAEFWDDGHHCWATPKDLSALKFPVLLDTDRKITDAGLAKISSGLLPVGTVLLSSRAPIGYLAIAEVPTAINQGFIAMKCDGVLPNVFVLAWCRESMDAIVGNANGSTFQEISKSNFRPIPVVVPSEPVLNSYRKAADSLYLQMAENERESSSLAQLRDTLLPKLISGELRVPDAKRIVGAAV, from the coding sequence ATGGCGAATGAGTGGATGGAAACGCCTTACGGACGATTCTCTGCGGATTTTTACGTCGATTGTCTCTCCAATCTTTGCGATCCGAATGCAGGTATCCAAACGGGACCATTTGGTAGTCAGCTTCATCAAGAGGATTACGTTCAGATTGGCACTCCGATTATCACAGTTGAGCACTTGGGCGAAAATCGCATCCTCCATGTAAATACTCCCAAAGTCTCCGACTCTGATCGCGACCGGCTAGCGCGTTATCAGCTGACTCAAGGCGACATCGTTTTTAGTCGCGTAGGGTCTGTTGATCGTCGCGCATTAGTCCGTGAGAAGGAAGAAGGGTGGCTTTTTTCTGGTCGATGCCTCCGTGTGCGGCCAGATCCCAAAAAGATTGATTCTCAATATCTCTCGTATTTCTTTGGACTTTCTGCCTTTAAGGAGCATATCCGGTCGATTGCGGTAGGAGCAACAATGCCATCACTGAATACCTCGCTTTTGAGTGAGGTTGTTGTTCCTCGCCCACCGAATATTGAAGAACAACGCGCCATTGCCCACATCCTCGGCACGCTGGACGACAAGATAGAACTCAATCGGCGCACCAACGAAACACTCGAGGCAATGGCCCGAGGCTTGTTCAAGGCATGGTTCGTGGACTTCGAACCGGTGCGCGCCAAGATGGAAGGCCGTTGGCAACGCGGCCAGTCGCTGCCCGGCCTACCCGCGCACCTCTACGATCTCTTCCCCGGCCGACTCGTCGAATCGGAGTTGGGAGAGATTCCGGAGGGGTGGCGTCATTCGACGATTGGCGAAGAAGTGACGGTCTGCGGCGGGTCTACGCCCAGCACTAAGGAAGCCGAGTTTTGGGATGACGGGCACCACTGCTGGGCAACACCCAAAGACCTGTCCGCCCTGAAGTTTCCTGTTCTGCTGGACACGGACCGAAAGATTACGGATGCTGGTCTTGCAAAGATCAGCTCGGGTTTGTTGCCAGTCGGCACGGTCTTACTCTCCTCGCGCGCGCCCATCGGCTACTTGGCTATTGCCGAGGTTCCAACCGCGATCAACCAGGGCTTCATCGCGATGAAATGTGACGGTGTTCTGCCAAACGTGTTTGTTCTGGCGTGGTGCAGGGAAAGTATGGATGCAATCGTCGGCAATGCCAACGGCTCGACATTCCAGGAGATCAGCAAGAGCAATTTCCGACCAATCCCGGTCGTCGTTCCATCCGAACCCGTATTGAATAGTTATCGGAAAGCGGCTGACTCGCTGTATCTGCAAATGGCAGAAAACGAAAGGGAGTCCAGCTCGCTCGCCCAACTACGCGACACCCTGCTGCCTAAGCTGATCTCCGGCGAACTGCGCGTTCCGGATGCTAAGCGCATCGTAGGAGCGGCGGTATGA
- a CDS encoding abortive infection family protein produces the protein MTLDWCPGIREACEYWRDAPMLQHTFEALQANIGNDSDASIDAAKGLVECVCRVVIDQLDNPTAPLKPRDEAAITEWVSAATRVLRRGDVRDRKFADLIKHHNGLAESLRVLRNDAGPLSHGKDGFIQALTVYHRRAALLAADAIVAFLHQAYLDTQLDPISSREPWERFAQDNALIDAHVGLAVDAEDGDSPTLRFVLPGGDELPINIEVSRLLYQLDRGAYVEALNAARGASPPAVEPVEEQGEL, from the coding sequence ATGACCTTGGATTGGTGCCCCGGCATCCGCGAGGCCTGCGAGTATTGGCGCGATGCGCCAATGCTGCAGCACACCTTTGAGGCGTTGCAAGCAAACATCGGAAACGATAGTGACGCTTCGATTGATGCTGCGAAGGGGCTGGTTGAGTGTGTCTGCCGGGTAGTCATTGATCAACTCGACAATCCAACGGCCCCCCTGAAACCTCGGGACGAGGCAGCGATTACCGAATGGGTGTCTGCGGCGACGCGAGTGCTCAGGCGCGGAGATGTTCGGGATAGAAAATTCGCAGACCTCATCAAGCACCACAACGGCTTGGCAGAGTCACTCCGTGTACTCAGGAATGACGCGGGGCCATTGAGTCATGGAAAAGACGGCTTCATCCAAGCTCTGACTGTCTATCACCGGCGCGCGGCACTCTTGGCAGCTGATGCCATCGTGGCATTTCTGCATCAAGCCTATCTGGACACGCAGCTCGACCCGATCAGCTCCCGCGAACCGTGGGAGCGATTTGCGCAGGACAACGCGCTGATCGACGCGCATGTGGGGCTGGCGGTGGACGCCGAGGACGGCGACTCGCCAACTTTGCGTTTTGTATTGCCGGGCGGAGATGAGCTGCCCATCAATATCGAAGTGAGCCGTCTGCTCTACCAACTGGACCGGGGCGCCTACGTAGAAGCGCTGAACGCTGCGCGCGGCGCATCGCCCCCGGCTGTGGAGCCCGTCGAAGAACAAGGAGAACTGTAA
- a CDS encoding type I restriction endonuclease subunit R: protein MAFLSEAAVERALLEQLRGLGYSIEREEDIGPDGHRAERESHDEVVLKKRFEDAVARLNPGLPLEARQDAVRRVMQSELPSLLEENRRLHKLMTEGVDVEYYADDGTLTAGKVSLIDFEHPEQNDWLAVSQFVVINGQNNRRPDVVVFVNGLPLGVIELKAPGSAGAHLVGAFNQLQTYKKQIPALFSTNALLVTSDGIAARVGSLSADLERFMPWRTTDGTDVAPKGAPELSTLIEGVFEHGRLLDLLCHFTVFGETGSGLAKIIAGYHQFHAVRHAVASTVRASMAVQGVAEDPADYGLPSVRTQRQGDKRAGVIWHTQGSGKSLLMAFYAGQLVKHPAMANPTLVVLTDRNDLDDQLFSTFSLCRDLIRQTPMQAESREDLQKVLSRASGGVIFTTLQKFGEIAEPLTTRRNVVVIADEAHRSQYGFKAKVDAKTGEISYGFAKYMRDALPNASFIGFTGTPIEADDVNTPAVFGNYIDVYDISRAVEDGATVPIYYESRLARIELDEVEKPKIDAEVNELTEEDSEADQERFKKKWSTVEALVGSDKRLALVAKDMVAHFEDRVVALDGKAMVVCMSRRICVKLYDEIIKLRPDWHSADDNAGAVKVVMTGAASDPQEWQQHIGNKARRDLLAKRARDPKDPLKLVIVRDMWLTGFDAPCMHTMYVDKPMKGHGLMQAIARVNRVFRDKPAGLIVDYIGIAQSLKSALQQYSKNDQENTGVDEAQAIAVMMEKYEVVRDMYHGFDYASAMGGTPQERLVMMAGAIEWVLDLQQKLAEKEKTAEGKKSAHRRYQDAVLALSKAYALASASDEAREIREEVGFFQAIRAALVKSSTGSGMAQQERELAIQQIVSRAVVSTEIVDILAAAGVKSPDISILSDEFLAEVQQMEKRNLALEALRKLLNDGIRSRSKANVVQTKAFSERLEDAVARYHANAITTAEVLQELIQLAKDIRAARQRGEEAGLSDEEIAFYDALAENETAVQMMGDDKLKLIAHELLMSLRENVSVDWAHRDSARARMRVLVKRILRKYGYPPDLQDTAVQTVLQQAEALSSGWTARSGQGY, encoded by the coding sequence ATGGCGTTTTTGTCCGAGGCCGCCGTAGAGCGGGCACTACTGGAGCAGTTGCGAGGGCTGGGATACAGCATCGAACGCGAGGAAGACATCGGCCCCGATGGACACCGAGCGGAGCGCGAGAGCCACGATGAGGTCGTGCTCAAGAAACGGTTTGAGGACGCCGTAGCGCGCCTGAACCCTGGCCTTCCGTTGGAGGCGCGTCAGGATGCCGTGCGGCGCGTGATGCAATCCGAGCTGCCATCGCTGCTCGAAGAGAACCGCCGCCTCCACAAGCTGATGACGGAAGGCGTGGACGTCGAGTATTACGCGGACGACGGCACGCTGACCGCGGGCAAGGTCTCGCTCATCGACTTCGAGCACCCAGAGCAGAATGACTGGTTGGCTGTGAGTCAGTTCGTGGTGATCAACGGCCAGAACAATCGGCGGCCCGATGTGGTGGTGTTCGTGAACGGTTTGCCGTTGGGCGTGATTGAGCTAAAAGCGCCGGGCAGCGCGGGCGCACATCTGGTGGGCGCGTTCAACCAACTACAGACTTACAAGAAGCAGATTCCAGCATTGTTCAGCACCAACGCGCTGCTTGTCACGTCAGATGGCATTGCGGCGCGGGTGGGCTCGCTGTCAGCAGACCTTGAGCGCTTCATGCCGTGGCGCACCACCGACGGCACGGACGTTGCCCCGAAAGGCGCGCCGGAACTTTCGACACTGATCGAGGGCGTGTTCGAGCATGGCCGTCTGCTCGATCTGCTCTGTCACTTCACGGTCTTCGGCGAAACCGGTTCCGGGCTGGCCAAGATCATCGCGGGCTATCACCAGTTCCATGCGGTACGACATGCAGTGGCATCGACGGTTCGTGCGTCGATGGCCGTGCAGGGTGTGGCAGAAGACCCCGCTGACTACGGTTTGCCAAGTGTGAGGACTCAACGCCAAGGCGATAAGCGCGCGGGCGTGATCTGGCACACCCAGGGCTCCGGTAAAAGCCTGCTGATGGCGTTCTACGCCGGGCAACTGGTCAAACACCCGGCAATGGCCAACCCGACGTTGGTGGTGCTGACTGACCGCAACGACCTCGACGACCAGCTCTTCTCGACTTTTTCACTGTGCCGAGACCTGATCCGCCAGACGCCGATGCAAGCCGAGAGCCGAGAAGATCTGCAGAAGGTTTTGAGCCGGGCATCGGGCGGCGTGATTTTCACGACCTTGCAAAAATTCGGCGAGATTGCAGAGCCGCTTACTACCCGTCGTAACGTCGTTGTCATCGCGGATGAAGCGCACCGCAGCCAATACGGTTTCAAAGCCAAGGTGGACGCGAAGACCGGCGAAATCTCCTATGGCTTTGCCAAGTACATGCGTGACGCTCTGCCGAACGCATCCTTCATCGGCTTTACCGGTACGCCCATCGAAGCGGACGACGTCAATACCCCGGCGGTGTTCGGCAACTACATCGATGTCTATGACATCAGCCGTGCGGTCGAAGATGGCGCGACCGTGCCGATTTATTACGAGTCGCGGCTGGCGCGCATCGAGCTCGATGAGGTAGAGAAGCCGAAGATCGACGCCGAGGTCAACGAATTGACTGAGGAGGACTCAGAAGCCGACCAGGAGCGCTTCAAGAAGAAGTGGTCAACGGTTGAAGCCCTGGTTGGCAGCGACAAACGCCTCGCTCTGGTAGCGAAGGACATGGTTGCCCACTTCGAGGATCGCGTGGTGGCCCTTGATGGCAAGGCGATGGTGGTGTGTATGAGCCGTCGCATTTGCGTGAAGCTCTACGACGAGATCATCAAGCTGCGACCCGACTGGCACAGTGCGGATGACAACGCCGGTGCAGTCAAGGTCGTGATGACGGGCGCGGCGAGCGACCCGCAGGAGTGGCAGCAGCACATTGGCAACAAGGCCCGGCGTGATCTGCTGGCAAAGCGTGCCCGCGATCCCAAAGACCCGCTCAAGCTCGTGATCGTTCGGGATATGTGGCTCACCGGTTTTGATGCGCCGTGTATGCACACGATGTACGTGGACAAGCCGATGAAGGGTCACGGACTGATGCAAGCAATTGCGCGCGTGAACCGCGTGTTCCGCGACAAGCCTGCAGGGCTGATTGTGGACTACATCGGCATTGCGCAAAGCTTGAAGTCTGCTCTACAGCAGTACTCCAAAAACGATCAGGAGAACACCGGCGTCGATGAGGCGCAGGCCATTGCTGTGATGATGGAGAAGTACGAGGTCGTGCGGGACATGTACCACGGCTTCGACTATGCATCGGCGATGGGTGGTACCCCGCAGGAGCGTCTGGTAATGATGGCCGGCGCTATCGAGTGGGTTCTCGATCTGCAGCAGAAGCTGGCTGAGAAGGAAAAAACGGCTGAGGGCAAGAAAAGCGCTCACCGCCGATACCAGGATGCCGTACTCGCATTGTCCAAGGCCTATGCTCTGGCCTCTGCCTCTGATGAAGCTCGAGAAATTCGAGAGGAGGTCGGCTTCTTCCAGGCGATTCGCGCTGCGCTGGTCAAGAGCAGCACAGGGTCTGGCATGGCCCAGCAAGAGCGCGAGTTGGCTATTCAGCAAATCGTTAGCCGTGCTGTGGTCTCGACCGAGATCGTGGACATCCTGGCGGCCGCGGGAGTCAAGAGTCCGGACATCTCCATCCTCTCGGACGAGTTCCTGGCCGAAGTGCAACAGATGGAGAAGAGGAATCTTGCTCTGGAAGCACTGCGCAAGTTGCTGAACGACGGCATTCGCTCGCGTAGCAAGGCTAACGTGGTGCAGACCAAGGCTTTCTCGGAACGCCTTGAAGACGCCGTAGCGCGCTACCACGCCAACGCCATCACCACCGCCGAGGTGCTGCAGGAGCTGATCCAGTTGGCCAAGGACATCCGTGCGGCGCGTCAGCGTGGCGAGGAGGCAGGGCTGTCAGACGAGGAGATTGCCTTCTACGATGCTCTGGCAGAGAACGAAACCGCTGTCCAGATGATGGGGGACGACAAACTCAAGCTGATCGCCCACGAATTGCTGATGAGCCTGCGCGAGAACGTATCGGTTGACTGGGCGCACCGAGACTCTGCCCGTGCCCGGATGCGTGTGCTGGTGAAGCGTATTCTGCGGAAGTACGGCTATCCACCCGACCTTCAGGATACGGCAGTGCAAACGGTATTGCAGCAGGCTGAGGCGTTGTCGTCGGGGTGGACTGCAAGATCGGGGCAGGGATATTGA
- a CDS encoding GIY-YIG nuclease family protein gives MQPFSITMFATTGDPEGIRHVDKSNWSGYGIVFNKDLFHQLKLEPGFSQAGVYILVGNAAEETIYIGEADPVGDRLKNHVSNKEGWVWGVYFFDRNHKIGKTEVQYLESALVALAKKHDRAILLNKNSPAAPTMAPAAKATAQAFLADMLLILPMLGINAFTPPKQEDPNDQVQSVGSENDKFDTIVVPAREEGFKQRFLNENCWFAVRINAKHISKLKFIAAYQVAPIAAITHIAEVDAILPYNDTGKYMIKFNGPATALVPIPRPENSEVNMQSSRYALRDKLIAAKSLDEVWV, from the coding sequence ATGCAGCCGTTTTCAATCACGATGTTTGCCACCACTGGTGATCCTGAGGGGATTCGCCATGTGGATAAATCGAACTGGTCAGGCTACGGAATTGTCTTCAACAAGGATCTTTTTCACCAGCTTAAGCTGGAGCCTGGGTTTTCTCAGGCAGGGGTCTACATCCTTGTTGGCAATGCTGCTGAAGAGACAATTTACATTGGCGAGGCTGACCCGGTCGGCGACCGATTGAAGAATCATGTTTCCAACAAGGAAGGATGGGTGTGGGGCGTCTACTTCTTTGACCGCAATCACAAAATTGGCAAGACGGAAGTTCAGTACCTGGAGTCGGCGCTAGTTGCGCTTGCCAAGAAGCATGATCGCGCCATTCTGCTCAACAAGAATAGTCCGGCTGCTCCGACGATGGCTCCTGCAGCGAAAGCCACCGCGCAGGCGTTCCTAGCCGATATGTTGCTCATTCTGCCGATGCTCGGTATCAACGCCTTTACGCCACCGAAGCAAGAAGATCCAAATGATCAGGTGCAGTCCGTTGGTTCGGAGAACGACAAGTTCGACACCATTGTCGTCCCTGCACGAGAGGAAGGATTCAAGCAACGCTTCCTGAATGAGAACTGCTGGTTTGCCGTTCGCATCAATGCGAAGCACATTTCGAAGTTAAAGTTTATCGCGGCTTATCAGGTGGCCCCAATCGCCGCCATTACCCATATTGCTGAGGTCGACGCCATCCTGCCTTACAACGATACCGGTAAGTACATGATCAAGTTCAATGGACCGGCAACGGCGCTCGTTCCAATTCCACGGCCGGAAAACAGCGAGGTCAATATGCAATCATCTCGTTATGCACTGCGTGACAAGCTGATCGCGGCAAAAAGCCTAGACGAGGTTTGGGTGTAG
- the ychF gene encoding redox-regulated ATPase YchF, with the protein MALQCGIVGLPNVGKSTLFNALTRAGIAAENYPFCTIEPNVGVVEVPDPRLGKLAEIVKPERILPATVEFVDIAGLVAGASQGEGLGNQFLSHIRETDAIVNVVRCFEDPNVIHVAGKVDPIADIEVIETELALADLQTAEKALHRHSKTARSGDKDAQRLVGVLEKCIAHLNEAKPVRSLGLSDDDMALIKPLCFITAKTAMYVGNVSDDGFTNNPLLDRLTEFAAKRNAPVVAICAAIESEIVDLPDEDRQAFLADMGMEEPGLDRLIRAAFKLLGLQTYFTAGVKEVRAWTVPIGATAPQAAGVIHTDFERGFIRAQTIAYDDYIACKGEQGAKEAGKMRAEGKEYIVQDGDVMNFLFNV; encoded by the coding sequence ATGGCTCTGCAATGTGGCATCGTCGGCCTGCCTAACGTCGGCAAATCGACGCTCTTCAACGCGCTGACCCGTGCCGGTATCGCGGCCGAAAACTATCCCTTCTGCACCATCGAACCCAATGTGGGCGTGGTCGAAGTGCCCGACCCCCGTTTGGGCAAGCTGGCCGAGATCGTCAAGCCCGAGCGCATCCTGCCCGCCACGGTCGAATTCGTCGACATCGCCGGCCTCGTCGCGGGCGCCAGCCAAGGCGAAGGCCTGGGCAACCAGTTCCTCTCGCACATCCGCGAAACCGACGCCATCGTCAACGTCGTGCGCTGCTTCGAAGACCCCAACGTCATCCACGTCGCCGGCAAAGTCGACCCCATCGCCGACATCGAAGTCATCGAGACCGAACTCGCGCTGGCCGACCTGCAGACCGCCGAAAAAGCCCTGCACCGTCACTCCAAAACCGCCCGTTCCGGCGACAAAGACGCGCAGCGCCTGGTCGGCGTGCTCGAAAAATGCATCGCCCATCTCAACGAAGCCAAGCCCGTGCGTAGTCTCGGCCTGAGCGACGACGACATGGCCCTCATCAAGCCGCTGTGCTTCATCACCGCCAAGACCGCCATGTACGTCGGCAACGTCAGCGATGATGGCTTCACCAACAACCCGCTGCTCGACCGCCTCACCGAATTCGCCGCCAAGCGCAACGCGCCCGTCGTCGCCATCTGCGCCGCCATCGAATCCGAAATCGTGGACCTGCCCGACGAAGACCGCCAGGCCTTCCTGGCCGACATGGGCATGGAAGAACCCGGTCTGGACCGCCTCATCCGCGCCGCCTTCAAGCTGCTCGGCCTGCAAACCTATTTCACCGCCGGCGTCAAAGAAGTCCGCGCCTGGACCGTCCCCATCGGCGCCACCGCACCCCAGGCCGCCGGTGTCATCCACACCGACTTCGAACGCGGCTTCATCCGCGCCCAGACCATCGCCTATGACGACTACATCGCCTGCAAAGGCGAGCAGGGCGCCAAAGAAGCCGGCAAAATGCGCGCCGAAGGCAAGGAATACATCGTGCAAGACGGCGATGTGATGAACTTCTTGTTCAACGTCTGA
- a CDS encoding CPBP family intramembrane glutamic endopeptidase, protein MTRPPSGQAPLRQEIADWWRFLRRPSPAGRIGPRHGGAMADWWPNIRFGRLLAWAALLWAFNLFVLGPIAVGAAGLGGAQHRLDPQRLPWLTAVLWAPLVEELLFRYGLRRPVQALWLVPAIAPAVFWGPQFWTGCLSAAVVLLAIYGTRAPQPFKSAARRFYSRHFGLIFHLSALAFAAVHLNNFSLNHMAWWMLPLLVLPQWLTGLVLGWMRMRRGIGASIALHALFNAGPMALIWLVLTLLPDAAI, encoded by the coding sequence ATGACGCGTCCTCCGAGCGGGCAAGCCCCCCTGCGCCAAGAAATCGCCGATTGGTGGCGCTTCCTGCGCCGGCCCAGCCCTGCCGGGCGTATCGGCCCGCGTCATGGCGGCGCCATGGCCGACTGGTGGCCCAACATCCGGTTTGGCCGTCTGCTGGCCTGGGCCGCGCTGCTGTGGGCCTTTAACCTCTTTGTGCTCGGCCCCATCGCCGTCGGCGCGGCTGGCCTGGGCGGCGCTCAGCACCGTCTCGATCCGCAACGTCTGCCCTGGCTCACCGCCGTGCTGTGGGCGCCGCTCGTTGAAGAGCTGTTGTTCCGCTACGGTTTGCGCAGGCCGGTTCAAGCGCTTTGGCTGGTGCCCGCCATCGCGCCAGCCGTGTTCTGGGGGCCGCAATTCTGGACGGGTTGCCTCAGCGCCGCCGTCGTTCTCTTGGCCATCTATGGCACACGCGCGCCACAGCCCTTCAAAAGCGCTGCAAGACGCTTCTACAGCCGCCACTTCGGCCTCATCTTTCATCTTTCCGCGCTGGCCTTCGCCGCCGTGCACTTGAACAATTTCTCGCTCAACCACATGGCCTGGTGGATGCTGCCGCTGCTCGTATTGCCTCAGTGGCTCACCGGCCTCGTGCTGGGCTGGATGCGCATGCGGCGCGGCATCGGCGCCTCGATCGCCCTGCATGCCCTGTTCAACGCCGGGCCCATGGCGCTGATCTGGCTGGTGCTCACCCTTCTTCCCGACGCAGCAATCTGA
- the pth gene encoding aminoacyl-tRNA hydrolase → MSEPIRLIVGLGNPGPDYETTRHNAGFWLADRLADDLRATFALEKGFMGMVAKARFEGENVLLLKPITYMNRSGQAVGALARFYKLAPEQVLVLHDELDLLPGQVKMKQGGGHAGHNGLKDIQAALGTPNFWRLRLGIGHPRTLNLAQQVADFVLHPPRRDEQAEIDTVIDRCRAVVPALLRGDFAQATRQLHTA, encoded by the coding sequence ATGTCCGAACCGATCCGCTTGATCGTCGGGCTGGGCAATCCCGGCCCCGACTACGAAACCACCCGGCACAACGCCGGCTTCTGGCTTGCCGACCGCCTGGCCGATGACCTGCGCGCCACCTTCGCGCTGGAAAAAGGCTTTATGGGCATGGTCGCCAAGGCGCGCTTCGAAGGCGAGAACGTCTTGCTGCTCAAGCCCATCACCTATATGAACCGTTCCGGCCAGGCTGTCGGCGCGCTGGCGCGCTTTTACAAGCTGGCGCCCGAGCAGGTGTTGGTCTTGCACGACGAGCTCGACCTTCTGCCCGGCCAAGTCAAAATGAAACAGGGTGGCGGTCATGCCGGCCACAACGGCCTCAAAGACATTCAGGCCGCGCTCGGCACGCCCAATTTCTGGCGTCTGCGTCTGGGCATCGGCCATCCGCGCACGCTCAACCTCGCGCAGCAGGTGGCCGACTTTGTGCTGCATCCGCCGCGCCGTGACGAGCAGGCCGAGATCGACACCGTCATCGACCGCTGCCGCGCCGTGGTGCCCGCCCTGTTGCGCGGTGACTTTGCGCAGGCCACCCGTCAGTTGCACACGGCCTGA
- a CDS encoding 50S ribosomal protein L25/general stress protein Ctc, giving the protein MKFNATLRSVQGTSASRRLRRAGRVPAIVYGGTAAPLNIELDHNEIFHALRKEQFHASILTMALEGGANEQVLLRSVQWHPFKQQVLHVDFQRVDANQALHTKVPLHFVNAETSPAVKLSGAIISHVVTEVEVTCLPQSLPQFIEVDLGNLLGGGSIHQKDIVLPKGVTFTHPNDEQVIVSAVVKGGAADDAEEAPAA; this is encoded by the coding sequence ATGAAATTCAACGCCACTTTGCGTAGCGTCCAGGGTACGAGTGCGAGCCGCCGCCTGCGCCGCGCTGGCCGCGTTCCCGCCATCGTTTATGGTGGTACGGCTGCCCCGCTGAACATCGAGCTGGACCACAACGAAATTTTCCATGCCCTGCGCAAGGAACAATTCCACGCCTCCATCCTGACGATGGCCCTCGAAGGCGGCGCGAACGAGCAGGTGCTGCTGCGTTCGGTGCAATGGCACCCCTTCAAGCAGCAAGTGCTGCACGTTGACTTCCAGCGCGTGGACGCCAACCAGGCTCTGCACACCAAGGTGCCCCTGCACTTCGTGAACGCCGAGACCTCGCCGGCCGTCAAGCTGAGCGGCGCCATCATCTCCCACGTCGTGACCGAAGTGGAAGTGACCTGCCTGCCGCAATCGCTGCCGCAATTCATCGAAGTCGACCTGGGCAACCTGCTCGGCGGTGGTTCGATCCATCAAAAGGACATCGTCCTGCCCAAGGGCGTGACCTTCACGCACCCCAACGATGAGCAGGTGATCGTCTCTGCCGTCGTCAAGGGCGGTGCCGCTGACGACGCTGAAGAAGCGCCGGCTGCCTGA